In a single window of the Macadamia integrifolia cultivar HAES 741 unplaced genomic scaffold, SCU_Mint_v3 scaffold2832, whole genome shotgun sequence genome:
- the LOC122067317 gene encoding uncharacterized protein At2g29880-like — protein sequence MSTSKQAVNETAKWSQANVDTLIVLMVEEVKKGNRTTSTFNKAGWNNIANNFKEKTGVNYAIVQLKNKVNKLRQDYSQFKKLLETTGFGWDTASRTCTVDDESIWESHIKDNPTWARFKKHGLPQWLELCMVFGDTYADGEGSGTQTTMLETLGANDARNMIESCDESSSADEVTPLGDTQTEAVEKRPVTKHRHDRTPNAKRRRTKSNDWLMAFKAIQDISKSRVERDASMSTASTQNAERMYGITRAMEVLESGYELDEALYEKALRKLMADPQWREALISCPPHRKSILLRTLQ from the exons atgtCAACTTCAAAACAAGCAGTTAATGAGACTGCAAAATGGAGCCAAGCAAATGTAGACACCCTTATTGTTCTGATGGTAGAGGAagttaagaaaggaaataggacTACTTCGACTTTTAATAAAGCTGGTTGGAACAACATTGCCaataacttcaaagaaaaaactGGGGTCAACTATGCCATTGTACAGTTGAAGAACAAAGTGAACAAACTGAGGCAGGATTATAGTCAGTTTAAGAAGCTATTGGAGACAACTGGTTTTGGTTGGGACACTGCTTCAAGAACTTgtactgttgatgatgaatccatCTGGGAATCGCATATTAAG gataaccctacttgggcacgaTTTAAGAAGCACGGACTACCACAATGGCTAGAACTATGTATGGTATTTGGTGATACATATGCAGATGGCGAAGGAAGTGGGACTCAAACAACCATGTTGGAAACTTTGGGGGCcaatgatgctaggaatatgATTGAGTCTTGTGATGAGTCAAGTTCCGCTGATGAAGTTACTCCATTAGGTGACACTCAAACTGAAGCAGTGGAAAAAAGGCCAGTTACTAAGCATAGGCATGATAGGACTCCAAATGCGAAAAGGAGGAGGACCAAGTCTAATGATTGGTTAATGGcattcaaggcaattcaagatatTAGTAAATCAAGGGTAGAACGAGATGCGAGCATGTCCACTGCTTCAACCCAAAATGCGGAACGGATGTATGGGATTACTAGGGCCATGGAGGTGCTTGAGTCAGGATATGAGTTAGATGAAGCACTATACGAGAAAGCACTTCGGAAGTTAATGGCTGACCCGCAATGGAGAGAAGCATTAATTTCCTGCCCTCCTCATCGGAAGTCAATACTCCTTCGTACCCTTCAGTAG